The DNA window AAACACATACTCATCAGGTTCACATCCATACTTTGGCATCTCATCTAAAACTTCAATTGCCTTGTTCACCATTCTAGAAGAAGCAAACCTCctcataacaacaacaaaaacttcaCTCGTTATTAACACACTGTTATCTCTCATTTCCTCTAGCAAAGCCCAAACAGCACCAAATTGTTTCATTTTACTCAAAACCTTAATCATAGCCTTATAATTCTCATAACAATGTCTATAACAAGGCTGCTTCGATGCCCAGACAAAGAATTTATAAGCTAAAATCCCAGCATCGCCGCAGCGATTCAAGACACGTTCAGTGAGACCATTACGCAGTACAACACCAGATTCCTGTAAAGCAAGTTCTAATTTAGGAACTCTAGAGTGAAATTTCCTGAGTAATCTATATACCTTCTCGACATCGCTTGCAAATTCATCGACTTTGTTGTCCCGTtcgtgtggttgtggttgtggttgttggGTTTTAAGAGAAATAAGACCAAACCCATTGGTTGTTTTGTTTGATATGTTGTTGCTGGGGTTTTGGTGCAGTTGTTGTCTGTGTATGAGGAGAAGGATGTTAGAGTGAAGCAAGGCACTGTAATTATTCGGCCCTTTAAGGATAGAGAAGAAGATTGTCTTTGAAGAGACCCTCTGCATTATTTTCCTTCTCttgattttaattgttgtttctttCACCTCCAGGTTTTCCTTTATGTGTCATTGCTGGTGGAGTAAGAGACTTGTCGCTTAAACATTTTGGGTTTCTCAAAGAACGACTTGTCTTTTTACTGCGTTTACCTTGAAAAGACGGACAGACTCCCATCCTACAACTAGCCTTTGAGAAGAAATGTTACTGAAGATTTTTGTTTGATGCATATAGTTGAAGTTCACGCTGTTGCTTTTGACAAGTTtcgtttttttattaaccaGGATTTCgtcttcatttgttttcttggaaCACTAAGAAGCATTCAAGCAGGCACTGGGGGTATCCTCACGAGATCTTGGGAGCTGCAGGTGGGCACTCGTCCCTCACACTGATCCAGCGAACTCCGGAGCACCTTGGCTTGCACGCTACTTGCTTGCGAGCTATGTTGGGCAAGAAGTTTACTGCAAATTCTACGAATTTTAATTGCTAAGAATTTCCAGTGACCATATTCAatgctgtttattttttattattattgaaaattattgttatcCGGTATAGGGAGTTCAGGCCACCCATGCCCTGCCACGGAAGAAGTTTCTTCCAATCCCTATAAATCTTCATCATTTCATGGTGGTCTTTGAGGGGTCATTTTTAGATGGTAAGCACAAGAATCTTTGGACCTGGGAGCGGCTAGGCATGAAGATCAGAAAAGAACCACCTAGAAGAACGTAGAAAAGAAATCGCATAGGTGTAACAGAAAGGATAAACTTCTAGGAGAAATCAATTTTATCAACAAGATCCAAAACCTACCTATTCCTAATTTTCTGAGAGGTTTGACATTATTGTTCCGAGTGTTGTGTGTAACCTGGGTTCATGTTAGGGCCAGCAGTATCTGGGAACCCCAGGATTAGCCCATCAACATCCACAGGGAGTAAAAGCTTTTGCCACAGGCATCCTGTGGAGAAAAGCTCTTGTGGCTGAACAATCATCGAAATATCATTATTTCTACGCAAAACACCAATCACGGTAACAAAGCTGCCTTCTTGTACGTACCTGCCGAAACAGACAGAAATTTCCAGCTCGTAAGCTTCTGCAAAGTATGCACAAAAGCAACAGAAGACCTAGGTTAATAGATTACCCTTCTTCCAATCGTAGTAGGCGGGCCTCGGCTGACAGGTTTCTTTCTTGCAACCATTTCCTCAAGTGAGAAGATAGGGTTCTGCATTGCCTTGTAGTCACAAGTTTGCTCTCAACAATCAAGGGAACAACTTTACAACCTGAACCAGCTTTTACCATGGCTCTGATACCAGACTTTCGATCAGTTATGTAGAAGTCTGTGGAGAACCTCTGTCAGGTAGAAATTCCAAACAGAACAACATCAaacttccaaaaataaaaatgactcGCCATGATTTCTAGATTCAAGCGCAGCATTAATATGTACTGAACTAGTGGAAAGAGCCACAGAGCTTTTTTATTGACATACATgccaaaaacatgaaattgattTCATGATGAATTTAACAATAACATGTCGCCTCAAATCCTGACAAATGGATGGTCTATTTCTTAAACCAAGCATcaacatatattatattatattatacattCATGCTTGTCCAATTTTAATTGCTGCATGAGCAAGATCCAAAGAAGATGTAACCTGCTTTTAATACAATAGGAAAGTGTCAAATATCAGACCTATATCAAAAACTGTTAGTGATTCATCACCTGGATAAATTAATTATCCGAT is part of the Populus trichocarpa isolate Nisqually-1 chromosome 2, P.trichocarpa_v4.1, whole genome shotgun sequence genome and encodes:
- the LOC127903938 gene encoding uncharacterized membrane protein At1g16860-like; the protein is MSFVTKAWNKLNWRRKAAVFWCLRSFPDSDLAAATEGQLVKITGRFSTDFYITDRKSGIRAMVKAGSGCKVVPLIVESKLVTTRQCRTLSSHLRKWLQERNLSAEARLLRLEEGYVQEGSFVTVIGVLRRNNDISMIVQPQELFSTGCLWQKLLLPVDVDGLILGFPDTAGPNMNPEFAVNFLPNIARKQVACKPRCSGVRWISVRDECPPAAPKIS